The window TGGCCCCCAGCTCCCAGCCGGATAATTCGGAAAGTCGATGGGGGGAGTGTTTTCCCAGAACTCGAGGATAGGGTCAACAATAGACCAGGCTGCTTGAGCTTGATCAGCACGCATGAACAAGGTCCCATCTCCGATGATCACATCCCGCAGAAGCGTTTCGTAAGCCTCAGGAGAGGCTTTTTTAAATGCCTCTTGGTATTTAAATTGAAGGTTAACCGGGCTTAAACGGATGACCGGACCCGGGATTTTGGCGTGGAATACAAGCGAGATACTCTCCTCAGGTTGGATATTAAGGATCATTCTGTTGGGGAGCCATTGATCAAGAGCCCGAGCGGGAAATGCTTGGTGAGGGATGGGTTTTAGAGTAACGACGATCTGGGTGACTCTTTTAGTCAGTCTTTTCCCTGTTCTGAGATAAAAAGGAACATTCTGCCAGCGCCAATTATCAATGAAAAGCTTGATCGCTGCAAAAGTTTCTGTAGAAGAATCGGGATTAACACCGGGTTCCTCTCTATAAGCTAGGACTTCTTTACCCTTTATCCATCCTCTGCCGTATTGTCCACGGACGGCAATCTGGTGGACCTCGTCAGGAGTGATCTTTCTGACCGCATGAAGAACGTCCACTTTTTTGTTTCGGATTTCATCGGAGTCAAAGGAAACCGGGGGTTCCATGGCTATGAGGCAGAGGAGTTGAAGCATGTGATTCTGGACCATGTCGCGAAGGGCACCTGCACGCTCGTAATACTCTCCCCGCAGTTCTACTCCCACTTCTTCAGCTACGGTAATTTGGACATGGTCGATGTATCGGCTATCCCAAATCGGCTCCCACCAAGCGTTTGCAAATCTCAAGGCAAGAATATTCTGGACGGTTTCTTTCCCTAGATAATGATCTATTCTAAAAATTTGAGATTCTCTGAAAACTTTCCCAAGGCATTGGTCGAGCTCGTTGGCTGACTTCAGGTCATGACCGTAGGGTTTT is drawn from Methylacidiphilum infernorum V4 and contains these coding sequences:
- the zwf gene encoding glucose-6-phosphate dehydrogenase codes for the protein MTRTIEKLNQNASTIFIIFGGAGDLSWRKLFPALYSLYRSNWLPDNFAIVAADRKSMNLEAYREHIRSGIESFAPQYESSLWPSFSEKIESYLIADLSEEAFYESLKHTLEQIGSKWETKPNWIFYLAISPSLIQTVVNQIGIAQLFLAPGEARIVVEKPYGHDLKSANELDQCLGKVFRESQIFRIDHYLGKETVQNILALRFANAWWEPIWDSRYIDHVQITVAEEVGVELRGEYYERAGALRDMVQNHMLQLLCLIAMEPPVSFDSDEIRNKKVDVLHAVRKITPDEVHQIAVRGQYGRGWIKGKEVLAYREEPGVNPDSSTETFAAIKLFIDNWRWQNVPFYLRTGKRLTKRVTQIVVTLKPIPHQAFPARALDQWLPNRMILNIQPEESISLVFHAKIPGPVIRLSPVNLQFKYQEAFKKASPEAYETLLRDVIIGDGTLFMRADQAQAAWSIVDPILEFWENTPPIDFPNYPAGSWGPEAAQVLIAKDGKSWYEGGY